A portion of the Desulfobacterales bacterium genome contains these proteins:
- a CDS encoding ammonium transporter, whose protein sequence is MKTIAYLFIFMMLPISGLWAGDAPATPESNKIAIDLVQTHADYVWTLIAAALVFFMQAGFAMVEAGFTRAKNAINIMMKNLMDFSMGSIAYWAIGFGLMFGVSKTGWIGTSGFFLSDFTPGGDPWVLAFWMFQVVFAATAATIVSGAMAERTKFSAYLIYSVLVSALIYPIFGGWAWGSLFHGGGWLEKLGFIDFAGSTVVHSVGGWAALAGAIVLGPRIGKYGKDGRVKPILGHNMPLAALGVFILWLGWFGFNPGSTTAANKDIAMIFVNTNLAAAAGCILAMITSWIKFGKPELGMSLNGALAGLVAITSPCASVSPTSAIIIGAIAGILVVLSVLFFDKIRIDDPVGAISVHGVNGAWGTLAAGIFNMGGTSAKIIGVQVLGIGTCFIWTFFTAFILFKILDATCGLRVTPEEEIEGLDVKEHGGDAYPDFEVSSYAQN, encoded by the coding sequence ATGAAAACGATCGCTTATCTGTTTATTTTTATGATGCTGCCCATCAGCGGTCTGTGGGCCGGGGATGCTCCGGCCACACCAGAATCCAATAAAATCGCCATAGATCTTGTTCAGACCCATGCCGACTATGTGTGGACCCTGATTGCGGCGGCCCTTGTATTTTTCATGCAGGCCGGATTCGCCATGGTGGAAGCCGGATTCACCCGGGCAAAAAATGCGATCAACATTATGATGAAAAACCTGATGGATTTTTCAATGGGTTCGATCGCGTACTGGGCAATCGGGTTCGGCTTGATGTTCGGGGTATCCAAAACCGGATGGATCGGTACAAGCGGGTTTTTCCTGAGTGATTTTACTCCCGGGGGTGATCCGTGGGTGCTTGCCTTCTGGATGTTTCAGGTTGTGTTTGCAGCAACTGCCGCCACAATCGTCTCCGGCGCTATGGCGGAACGAACCAAGTTTTCAGCCTATCTGATTTACAGTGTTCTCGTCAGCGCATTGATCTATCCGATATTTGGCGGCTGGGCCTGGGGGAGCCTGTTTCACGGCGGTGGATGGCTTGAAAAGCTCGGATTCATCGATTTTGCAGGCTCCACGGTGGTTCATTCCGTGGGGGGATGGGCCGCGCTGGCCGGTGCGATCGTGCTGGGGCCGCGGATCGGCAAATACGGCAAGGATGGCAGGGTCAAGCCGATTCTGGGTCATAATATGCCGCTGGCCGCTCTCGGGGTATTTATCCTGTGGCTGGGATGGTTCGGATTTAACCCGGGTTCGACCACCGCGGCCAATAAAGATATCGCCATGATTTTTGTCAATACGAATCTGGCTGCTGCCGCAGGCTGTATTCTGGCAATGATAACCTCATGGATTAAATTCGGCAAGCCTGAACTGGGGATGAGTCTTAATGGCGCGTTAGCCGGACTTGTCGCCATTACCAGCCCGTGCGCCTCGGTATCTCCGACCAGTGCCATCATCATCGGCGCGATTGCGGGTATCCTGGTGGTCCTTTCGGTACTGTTCTTTGATAAAATCCGGATTGACGATCCGGTCGGTGCGATCTCTGTTCACGGTGTAAACGGGGCCTGGGGAACGCTGGCAGCAGGCATTTTTAATATGGGGGGAACATCAGCAAAAATAATCGGGGTTCAGGTGCTGGGAATTGGTACCTGTTTCATATGGACGTTTTTCACGGCCTTTATTCTGTTCAAAATTCTCGATGCAACATGCGGGTTGAGGGTTACCCCTGAGGAAGAAATAGAAGGCCTTGATGTCAAAGAGCACGGGGGAGACGCGTATCCGGATTTTGAAGTGTCTTCCTATGCACAGAATTAA
- a CDS encoding glutamate synthase — protein MCRLFSITSEEPLSPMIAIQALDVMREGHDGSGVGLLLRDLGGPFEDMKNCPILSGIFSEKGLKTLDKFMMDIGFMTKYKLSIKVPKTPPDGVPKRDKYLVRAYEYPEAWDGLTEDEKASKLFDIRLTLRKMGEKTQDMIVFSFWPDVIMIKEIGDPLKVGTYLGLDRKELKARIIMSQGRQNTNYAINLYACHPFFIQGFSTMTNGENTAFIPVREFLESRGFSGYGGYQSDSEVFTHILHYMYTRLGLDIESYKHIITPLQNHEIEGHPDALLLKELKRSCRRLIIDGPNCVIGSLPDYSMFMVQDRKKLRPGVVGGRPGRYAFSSEICGLDFAIPDRDKSRDFQPMHQDTVIVGPDRQEVKLCCQMQSLPHPA, from the coding sequence ATGTGCCGTTTATTTTCGATAACCAGCGAAGAGCCCTTGTCACCGATGATCGCTATTCAGGCGCTTGACGTCATGCGGGAGGGCCATGACGGGTCCGGTGTCGGACTGCTTCTGAGGGATCTTGGCGGACCCTTTGAGGATATGAAAAACTGCCCGATCCTGTCCGGAATTTTCAGCGAAAAGGGATTGAAAACTCTGGATAAATTTATGATGGATATCGGGTTCATGACCAAATACAAACTGTCCATAAAAGTGCCGAAAACGCCGCCGGACGGGGTCCCTAAACGAGATAAATACCTGGTTCGGGCCTATGAATATCCCGAGGCGTGGGATGGGTTGACCGAGGATGAGAAAGCCTCAAAACTTTTTGATATCCGGTTAACACTTCGCAAAATGGGCGAAAAAACCCAGGATATGATCGTGTTTTCGTTCTGGCCGGATGTGATCATGATCAAGGAAATCGGTGACCCCCTCAAAGTCGGCACTTATCTCGGATTGGACAGAAAGGAACTCAAAGCCCGGATTATCATGTCTCAGGGCCGGCAGAATACAAATTATGCCATTAATCTGTATGCCTGCCATCCGTTTTTTATTCAGGGGTTTTCCACCATGACCAATGGCGAAAATACGGCCTTTATCCCGGTCAGAGAGTTTCTGGAGTCCAGAGGCTTTTCGGGGTATGGCGGCTATCAGTCCGATTCGGAGGTTTTTACCCATATTCTTCATTATATGTATACACGGCTGGGGCTTGATATCGAGTCCTACAAACATATTATCACCCCGCTTCAGAATCATGAAATCGAAGGACACCCCGATGCGTTGCTGCTCAAAGAGCTGAAAAGATCATGCCGAAGGCTGATTATTGACGGTCCGAACTGTGTCATCGGGTCCTTGCCCGATTATTCGATGTTCATGGTCCAGGACCGCAAGAAGCTCAGACCCGGAGTGGTCGGCGGACGACCGGGACGTTACGCGTTTTCTTCAGAAATATGCGGTCTGGATTTTGCGATTCCGGATCGGGATAAATCAAGAGATTTTCAACCCATGCACCAGGATACGGTCATTGTGGGTCCGGATCGACAGGAGGTTAAGTTATGTTGTCAAATGCAATCATTACCCCATCCAGCTTAA
- a CDS encoding glutamate synthase-related protein — MLSNAIITPSSLSIKDLPWQISWNKDKCTLCGRCCAVCPVQAIELGAFRKRTVTTSLGLLQTPANDFSLYFGIRQKTDPAYSCVGCGMCTLVCPNDAIIPAKSDEADKLRLHIDRGGQPRRRGGRRNNSESLLDQIKFIRISMLTDPALDAGRHEFDIRTLLGRVLPPEENLKCLKENGWIPPVREIYPLIIGGMSFGALSPNMWEGLQMGVSYLNEELGMPVRISTGEGGCPPRLLRSRFLKHVILQVASGYFGWDEIIHAIPEMKEDPCAIEIKYGQGAKPGDGGLLMWHKVNSLIAAIRGVPAGISLPSPPTHQTQYSIEESVAKMIQSMSMAWGYRVPVYPKISATSTSLAVLNNLTRNPYASGLGIDGEDGGTGAAYNVSMNHMGHPIASNIRDCYLNLVKLGKQNEIPLIAGGGIGKNGNLAANAAALIMLGASGVQIGKYIMQAAAGCLGSESDRCNICNIGQCPKGITSQDPRLYRRLDPELVAQRVVDVFLSFDTEFRKIIAPLGRSTSLPIGMSDALGISDFNAAQRLDIKYVV, encoded by the coding sequence ATGTTGTCAAATGCAATCATTACCCCATCCAGCTTAAGCATCAAGGACCTGCCCTGGCAGATCTCCTGGAATAAAGATAAATGTACGCTTTGTGGACGCTGTTGCGCCGTATGTCCGGTTCAGGCGATCGAGCTGGGAGCCTTCCGGAAACGGACGGTAACGACTTCGTTGGGTCTTCTGCAGACTCCAGCCAATGATTTCAGTCTGTATTTCGGTATTCGTCAGAAAACCGATCCGGCTTACAGCTGTGTCGGATGCGGCATGTGCACCCTGGTATGCCCGAATGACGCGATCATTCCGGCCAAAAGCGACGAAGCCGATAAGCTGCGTCTTCATATCGACCGGGGCGGGCAGCCCCGCCGCCGCGGAGGTCGCCGTAATAATTCGGAAAGCCTGCTGGACCAGATCAAGTTTATTCGGATTTCCATGTTGACAGATCCGGCCCTGGATGCCGGGCGTCATGAATTTGATATCCGAACGCTGCTGGGCCGGGTGCTGCCGCCTGAGGAAAATTTAAAATGTCTGAAGGAAAACGGATGGATACCCCCGGTCCGGGAAATTTATCCCCTGATAATCGGCGGCATGTCCTTTGGCGCCTTGTCTCCCAACATGTGGGAGGGGCTTCAGATGGGCGTTTCATACCTGAATGAAGAACTGGGCATGCCGGTACGAATTTCTACCGGGGAAGGGGGGTGCCCCCCCAGGCTGCTGCGGTCCCGGTTTTTGAAACATGTGATTTTACAGGTTGCCAGCGGGTATTTTGGCTGGGATGAAATCATTCATGCCATTCCGGAGATGAAAGAAGATCCGTGTGCTATTGAAATTAAATACGGGCAGGGAGCCAAGCCCGGTGATGGCGGACTCCTCATGTGGCATAAGGTCAACAGCCTCATTGCGGCCATACGGGGCGTGCCCGCAGGTATCAGCCTGCCGAGCCCCCCGACGCATCAGACCCAGTACTCTATTGAAGAGTCGGTTGCTAAAATGATTCAGTCCATGTCTATGGCCTGGGGATACCGGGTGCCGGTATATCCGAAGATATCGGCAACGTCCACGTCTCTGGCAGTACTCAATAACCTGACCCGAAATCCCTATGCCTCAGGATTGGGAATCGACGGGGAAGATGGAGGCACAGGAGCCGCATACAACGTTTCCATGAACCATATGGGGCATCCGATTGCCAGCAATATTCGGGACTGTTATCTGAATCTGGTAAAATTGGGTAAGCAGAATGAAATTCCGCTGATTGCCGGCGGGGGTATCGGAAAAAACGGCAACCTGGCCGCCAATGCCGCCGCACTGATCATGCTGGGAGCCAGCGGGGTTCAGATCGGCAAATATATCATGCAGGCTGCTGCCGGGTGTCTGGGTTCAGAGTCGGACCGGTGCAATATCTGTAATATCGGCCAGTGCCCCAAGGGGATAACCTCCCAGGATCCCCGGCTGTACAGGCGTCTGGATCCGGAATTGGTGGCCCAGCGGGTAGTGGATGTATTTTTGAGCTTTGATACTGAATTCAGGAAAATCATTGCGCCCCTTGGCCGATCGACATCGTTGCCTATCGGGATGTCCGATGCCCTCGGAATCAGTGATTTTAATGCGGCTCAGCGACTCGATATCAAGTACGTCGTGTGA
- a CDS encoding FAD-dependent oxidoreductase, giving the protein MKKMKSFQNQNQYFAISGKIDGKRLESRVLEEMVQNAVARGYRYIKVDAFGQHGIGGRLWKVGSEAVHIMVEGHSGQRLGSMGFFGTRIDVMGPASDDVGWLNAGADIVVHGNASNGVANAMAQGTVYIAGSIGARGMTMTKQNPRFAPPQLWVLGSVGDYFGEFMAGGIAVICGVEPQNPDNILGYRPLVGMVGGKVFFRGPHGGFSQSDARQVPVSDEDWDWLIKQLNPYLECIGRSELFEMLSDRREWQLITCRTPQEKSLIERRSMAAFRKDIWDKELGKGGLIGDLTNLDRSPIPVITSGELRRFVPVWENRQYMAPCEAGCPAGIPVQQRWALIREGRLDEAIDLALSYTPFPATVCGYLCPNLCMQNCTRQTAAMPAIDVTKLGQASIRASLPEMPPLSGKKVAVIGGGPSGISVAWQLRQSGVEATVFDLSPELGGKLSSAIPSSRIPEEVLSTELKRIRQVVPHIHLQQRLNRADVERLREDYDIVVFAGGAQKPRTLPVPGKERMITALEFLVAAKAGQANPGKRVVIIGAGNVGCDVATEAYRFGARDITLIDVQEPASFGKERDEAVAIGATFKWPCFTSEIIPEGVRLTTGEVLPADTVIVSIGDAPDLDSLPESVAVERGFVRVNEYGRTSDPKIFAIGDMAKPGLLIDAIGSGRKAASAIIDMLNGKKPSFSDRTMIDKKRITLEYFDPRITRFDDMNQCGEQCSSCGTCRDCGLCVEICPQAAISRNETGDGDFEMRVDDLLCIGCGFCASACPCGIWDLKENSPLA; this is encoded by the coding sequence ATGAAAAAAATGAAAAGTTTCCAGAATCAAAATCAGTATTTTGCAATTTCAGGGAAAATAGACGGCAAAAGGCTTGAGTCGCGGGTCCTTGAAGAGATGGTTCAGAATGCGGTGGCCCGGGGATACCGATATATTAAAGTGGATGCTTTCGGTCAGCACGGAATCGGCGGGCGTCTGTGGAAGGTCGGAAGTGAAGCGGTTCATATCATGGTTGAGGGGCACAGCGGTCAGCGGCTGGGGTCCATGGGATTTTTCGGTACCCGGATCGATGTGATGGGGCCGGCTTCCGATGATGTCGGCTGGCTCAACGCCGGTGCCGACATTGTCGTTCATGGCAATGCGTCCAATGGCGTTGCAAATGCCATGGCACAGGGAACCGTATATATAGCCGGAAGTATCGGCGCCCGCGGCATGACCATGACCAAGCAAAATCCTCGCTTTGCCCCGCCGCAGTTGTGGGTTCTGGGCTCTGTCGGGGATTATTTCGGAGAGTTTATGGCCGGCGGCATTGCCGTGATCTGCGGGGTGGAGCCTCAAAATCCGGATAATATTCTGGGCTATCGGCCGCTGGTCGGTATGGTGGGGGGGAAGGTCTTTTTCCGTGGCCCGCACGGCGGTTTCAGTCAGTCGGATGCCAGGCAGGTTCCGGTTTCAGATGAGGACTGGGACTGGCTGATCAAACAACTGAACCCGTACCTGGAATGTATCGGGCGCAGTGAGCTGTTTGAAATGCTCTCCGACCGCCGTGAGTGGCAGCTGATCACCTGCCGTACACCTCAGGAAAAAAGCCTCATCGAACGCCGATCCATGGCGGCTTTCAGAAAAGACATCTGGGATAAGGAACTTGGGAAAGGCGGATTGATTGGAGATCTTACGAATCTGGACAGAAGCCCGATTCCGGTGATTACCAGCGGCGAGTTGAGACGGTTTGTTCCGGTCTGGGAAAATCGCCAGTATATGGCGCCATGTGAAGCCGGCTGCCCGGCCGGGATTCCGGTACAGCAGCGCTGGGCCTTGATACGGGAAGGTCGTCTGGATGAAGCCATCGATCTGGCGTTGTCCTATACGCCGTTTCCGGCAACGGTCTGCGGTTACCTGTGTCCCAATCTGTGCATGCAGAACTGTACACGGCAGACAGCGGCCATGCCGGCGATCGATGTGACCAAACTGGGACAGGCCAGTATCCGTGCCTCACTTCCCGAAATGCCGCCGCTATCTGGTAAAAAAGTTGCCGTGATCGGAGGCGGGCCTTCGGGTATTTCCGTGGCCTGGCAATTGCGCCAGTCAGGCGTTGAAGCCACTGTCTTTGATTTATCTCCTGAATTGGGCGGAAAGCTTTCGTCGGCAATTCCCTCCAGCCGTATTCCCGAAGAGGTGCTTTCTACCGAATTGAAGCGGATTCGGCAGGTGGTGCCGCATATTCATCTTCAGCAACGGTTGAACCGGGCGGATGTGGAGCGGCTCCGTGAGGACTACGATATTGTGGTATTTGCCGGAGGCGCCCAGAAACCCAGGACCCTGCCGGTGCCGGGAAAAGAGCGGATGATAACCGCACTGGAATTTCTGGTTGCTGCAAAAGCCGGTCAGGCCAACCCGGGTAAGCGAGTTGTGATCATCGGTGCCGGCAATGTGGGCTGTGATGTGGCCACTGAAGCCTATCGGTTTGGTGCCAGGGACATTACCCTCATCGATGTTCAGGAGCCCGCATCTTTTGGCAAGGAGCGCGATGAGGCGGTGGCCATCGGGGCAACGTTTAAGTGGCCCTGCTTTACCAGTGAGATTATTCCTGAAGGCGTCAGGCTGACCACCGGTGAGGTGCTGCCCGCCGATACCGTGATTGTCTCCATCGGCGATGCCCCGGATCTGGACTCTCTGCCCGAGAGTGTGGCGGTTGAGCGCGGGTTTGTCCGGGTCAATGAGTACGGCCGGACGTCGGATCCCAAAATTTTTGCCATCGGAGATATGGCCAAACCCGGTCTGTTGATCGATGCAATTGGCTCCGGCCGGAAAGCCGCGTCAGCCATCATCGATATGTTAAACGGGAAAAAACCGTCTTTTTCCGATCGGACGATGATCGACAAAAAACGGATTACCCTGGAATATTTCGATCCGAGAATTACCCGCTTCGATGATATGAACCAGTGCGGAGAGCAATGCTCGTCGTGCGGAACCTGCCGGGATTGCGGCCTGTGTGTTGAAATTTGTCCCCAGGCGGCGATCAGCCGGAACGAAACCGGGGACGGGGATTTTGAAATGCGGGTTGATGATCTTCTGTGCATCGGTTGCGGATTCTGTGCGTCAGCCTGTCCCTGCGGTATATGGGATTTGAAGGAAAACAGTCCGTTGGCGTAG
- the carA gene encoding glutamine-hydrolyzing carbamoyl-phosphate synthase small subunit has product MKALLALEDGRTFACRSFTGPGETSGEIVFNTSMTGYQEVLTDPSYKGQMVTMTWPLIGSYGVNPEDVESDKIQVSALIVKEYQNFPSNYRSTDTLADYLKAQRILGVDQLDTRALTRHIRTCGAMRAVISTEDLDPLSLVRKATVAPSLVGMDLVKTVTISSPCFWRQGGSIPCTLDALLSGKRIWNFKGIQPSVVAFDFGIKYNILRRLEQTGCEVLVVPASTTAETIRHLAPDGIFLSNGPGDPEPVQYAVDTIRELLGYRPMFGICLGIQLLGLALGAKTFKLKFGHRGGNQPVKNLQTGRVEITSQNHGFAVDIDSIRKHDVDITHINLNDHTLEGFRHRTLPVFAVQYHPEASPGPHDADYLFAQFADMMAMF; this is encoded by the coding sequence ATGAAAGCATTGTTAGCATTGGAAGATGGCAGGACATTTGCCTGCCGAAGTTTTACCGGACCGGGCGAGACTTCCGGAGAGATAGTGTTCAATACCAGTATGACCGGCTATCAGGAGGTGCTGACCGACCCGTCCTATAAAGGTCAGATGGTGACCATGACCTGGCCGCTGATTGGCAGTTATGGCGTCAATCCGGAAGATGTTGAATCTGATAAAATCCAGGTGTCGGCATTGATCGTGAAAGAATACCAGAATTTTCCCAGCAATTACCGGTCCACAGATACGTTGGCCGATTATCTGAAAGCGCAGCGGATTCTTGGTGTCGATCAGCTCGATACCCGGGCGTTGACTCGTCATATCCGGACATGCGGCGCCATGCGGGCCGTGATATCCACAGAGGATCTCGATCCGTTGTCTCTGGTTCGGAAGGCAACGGTCGCTCCGTCTCTGGTCGGAATGGATCTCGTGAAAACGGTTACCATTTCATCGCCCTGTTTCTGGCGTCAGGGCGGATCGATTCCCTGTACCCTGGATGCGCTTTTATCGGGAAAGCGGATATGGAATTTCAAAGGAATCCAGCCATCGGTGGTCGCGTTTGATTTCGGTATCAAGTACAATATCCTGAGGCGTCTTGAACAGACCGGATGCGAGGTGCTTGTGGTCCCGGCATCCACGACGGCTGAAACGATTCGGCATCTGGCCCCCGACGGTATTTTTCTGTCCAACGGGCCGGGGGACCCCGAACCGGTTCAGTACGCGGTCGACACGATACGTGAGCTGCTGGGATATCGTCCGATGTTCGGTATCTGCCTGGGAATTCAGTTGCTCGGGCTTGCATTGGGGGCAAAGACATTTAAATTGAAATTCGGCCATCGGGGAGGCAACCAGCCCGTAAAAAATCTTCAGACCGGGCGTGTTGAAATCACCTCCCAGAATCACGGGTTTGCCGTGGATATCGACAGTATCCGGAAGCATGATGTCGATATCACCCACATCAATTTAAATGATCATACACTCGAAGGCTTCCGGCATCGGACCCTTCCGGTCTTTGCGGTTCAGTATCATCCCGAGGCGTCCCCCGGTCCCCATGATGCGGATTATCTGTTTGCGCAATTCGCAGATATGATGGCGATGTTCTGA
- the carB gene encoding carbamoyl-phosphate synthase large subunit encodes MPKRTDIKKILIIGAGPIIIGQGCEFDYSGTQACKALKEEGYQVVLVNSNPATIMTDPETADRTYIEPVTAEVVSRIIEQERPDAILPTLGGQTGLNTAVEVAKTGVLEKYGVEMIGANLASIGKAEDREQFRTAMHRIGLKIPESGIATTLAQARGIARQIGYPIIVRPSFTLGGTGGGIVYNPEELEQQTKAGMDASLIGQVMLEQSVLGWKEYELEVMRDRHDNVVIVCSIENMDPMGVHTGDSITVAPAQTLSDREYQRMRDAAIAIMREIGVETGGSNVQFAVNPENGEMIVVEMNPRVSRSSALASKATGFSIAKIAAKLAVGYTLDEIPNDITGETLAAFEPALDYCVVKIPRWTFEKFPETPDYLTTSMKSVGEIMAIGRTFKEALQKGLRSLEIGRFGLGADGKDISDIEQRRIPLSEIEQKLASPNSQRIFYLRHALIQQMPIEEIYGLTRIDPWFLHQLRQIVEMEQTISNSGSLSDDLLKQAKAYGFSDIQLAHLTGGTEEQIRQRRMQLGIRPVYKLVDTCAAEFEAATPYYYSTYETENEARVTDRKKVMILGGGPNRIGQGIEFDYCCCHASFALREEGIESIMVNSNPETVSTDYDTSDKLYFEPLTREDVLHIVETEKPDGVIVQFGGQTPLNLAGLLAEAGVPILGTQPESIDRAEDREHFQAMLKKLGLVQPANGIALCVAEAVSVADKISYPVIVRPSYVLGGRAMKIVYDQGELENFTRLALLVSPGHPVLIDKFLEDATEVDVDAICDGTTTIIGGIMEHIEAAGVHSGDSACILPPYSLSHGMCMEISRATKAMAAELDVIGLMNVQYAIKDHRLYILEVNPRASRTVPFVSKATGVPLARLATKVMLGKTLEQLGLSREKILSHVAVKEAVMPFNRFPGVDTLLGPEMKSTGEVMGIDAQFGAAYAKAQLGAAQNLPSSGGTVFISVKDCDKKKVIAAVTQFRSLGFKIVATKGTSTFLSSQGIVNTMIKKVSSGRPHVVDAIKNGDIDLIINTGSGHETRRDGYMIRRAAIQYNIPYVTTTAGAMVMSTAIKARMEKPLTVKPIQEYHHHHV; translated from the coding sequence ATGCCCAAACGTACTGACATTAAAAAAATTCTGATTATCGGCGCCGGCCCCATCATCATCGGCCAGGGATGCGAGTTTGATTATTCCGGGACCCAGGCCTGCAAGGCATTGAAAGAAGAAGGCTATCAGGTGGTTCTGGTCAACAGTAACCCGGCTACCATCATGACCGATCCGGAAACGGCGGATCGTACTTATATTGAGCCGGTCACTGCCGAAGTCGTCTCCCGTATCATTGAACAGGAGCGGCCCGATGCGATTTTGCCCACACTGGGCGGGCAGACAGGTCTGAATACCGCCGTGGAGGTGGCTAAAACCGGCGTGCTGGAAAAATACGGTGTGGAGATGATCGGGGCCAATCTGGCGTCGATTGGAAAAGCCGAAGACCGGGAACAGTTCCGGACGGCCATGCACCGGATCGGTCTGAAAATTCCGGAAAGCGGTATCGCAACGACCCTGGCGCAGGCGCGCGGGATTGCCCGGCAGATCGGCTACCCGATTATTGTCCGTCCCAGTTTTACCCTCGGCGGTACCGGCGGGGGCATTGTCTATAATCCGGAGGAACTGGAACAGCAGACCAAAGCGGGTATGGATGCCAGTCTCATCGGCCAGGTGATGCTGGAGCAGTCGGTACTGGGCTGGAAGGAATATGAACTGGAGGTGATGCGGGACCGGCATGACAATGTGGTGATTGTCTGTTCCATTGAAAATATGGACCCCATGGGCGTTCATACCGGAGACAGTATTACCGTGGCGCCGGCTCAAACCCTGAGCGATCGGGAGTATCAGCGCATGAGAGATGCCGCCATCGCGATCATGCGGGAAATCGGAGTCGAGACCGGCGGCTCCAATGTCCAGTTTGCCGTCAATCCTGAAAACGGCGAGATGATTGTCGTGGAAATGAATCCCCGGGTATCTCGAAGTTCAGCACTGGCGTCGAAAGCCACGGGCTTTTCTATTGCAAAAATTGCCGCCAAACTGGCTGTGGGCTACACCCTGGATGAAATCCCCAATGATATTACCGGTGAAACTCTGGCCGCATTTGAACCGGCGCTGGATTACTGTGTGGTGAAAATCCCCCGGTGGACATTTGAAAAATTTCCCGAAACACCGGATTACCTCACCACGTCCATGAAATCGGTCGGCGAAATTATGGCCATCGGACGAACCTTCAAGGAGGCGCTGCAGAAGGGCCTGCGATCACTTGAAATCGGCCGTTTTGGCCTGGGCGCGGACGGAAAGGATATCAGCGATATCGAGCAGCGCCGGATCCCGTTATCCGAGATCGAACAGAAACTGGCTTCTCCGAATTCCCAGCGCATTTTTTACCTGCGCCATGCCCTGATTCAGCAGATGCCCATCGAAGAGATTTACGGGCTGACCCGGATTGATCCGTGGTTTTTACATCAGCTCCGGCAGATCGTTGAAATGGAACAGACCATCTCCAACAGCGGCAGCCTGAGTGATGATCTTCTCAAACAGGCCAAGGCTTATGGGTTTTCGGATATTCAGCTGGCACATCTGACCGGCGGCACGGAAGAGCAGATCCGGCAGCGCCGGATGCAGCTGGGTATCCGGCCGGTATACAAACTGGTGGACACCTGTGCGGCGGAATTTGAAGCCGCTACCCCGTATTATTATTCCACGTATGAGACCGAAAATGAGGCGCGGGTAACGGATCGTAAAAAGGTCATGATTCTCGGTGGCGGTCCGAACCGGATCGGCCAGGGGATCGAGTTTGATTACTGCTGCTGTCACGCGTCGTTTGCCCTGCGGGAAGAGGGCATCGAAAGCATCATGGTCAACAGCAATCCGGAAACGGTCAGTACCGATTATGATACATCTGACAAACTGTATTTTGAGCCGCTGACCCGGGAAGATGTGCTGCATATCGTGGAAACCGAAAAGCCCGACGGCGTGATTGTCCAGTTCGGGGGGCAGACGCCGCTGAACCTGGCCGGTCTTCTGGCCGAGGCCGGGGTCCCGATTCTGGGAACTCAGCCCGAAAGCATTGACCGGGCTGAAGACCGGGAACATTTTCAGGCGATGCTCAAAAAACTCGGACTCGTTCAGCCGGCCAACGGCATTGCGCTTTGCGTGGCGGAAGCCGTTTCGGTAGCCGATAAGATCAGCTATCCGGTGATTGTCCGGCCCTCTTATGTGCTGGGCGGAAGAGCCATGAAAATTGTCTATGATCAGGGGGAACTGGAAAATTTTACCCGGCTGGCGCTGCTGGTATCGCCCGGCCATCCGGTACTTATCGATAAATTTCTGGAAGACGCCACGGAAGTGGATGTGGACGCCATTTGCGATGGGACCACCACCATTATCGGTGGCATCATGGAGCATATTGAAGCGGCCGGTGTCCACTCCGGGGATTCGGCCTGCATTCTGCCGCCTTACAGCCTGAGCCACGGGATGTGTATGGAAATTTCACGGGCCACAAAAGCCATGGCAGCCGAACTTGATGTGATCGGCCTGATGAATGTCCAGTACGCGATCAAGGATCACCGGCTGTATATTCTGGAGGTCAATCCCAGAGCCTCCCGAACCGTTCCGTTTGTCAGTAAGGCAACCGGGGTTCCGCTGGCCCGCCTGGCCACCAAAGTGATGCTGGGAAAAACCCTGGAGCAGCTGGGCCTGAGCCGGGAAAAGATTCTGTCGCATGTGGCGGTCAAGGAAGCGGTGATGCCTTTTAACCGGTTTCCGGGGGTGGATACCCTCCTGGGGCCGGAGATGAAATCGACCGGGGAAGTGATGGGGATCGATGCCCAATTCGGGGCGGCCTATGCCAAAGCCCAGCTCGGTGCCGCTCAGAATCTGCCATCTTCAGGGGGCACCGTGTTTATCAGCGTCAAAGATTGTGATAAGAAAAAGGTGATTGCCGCAGTAACTCAGTTCCGGAGCCTGGGATTTAAAATTGTCGCTACAAAGGGGACATCGACATTTTTAAGTTCTCAGGGTATAGTAAACACCATGATCAAAAAGGTTTCGTCCGGACGGCCCCACGTGGTCGATGCCATCAAAAACGGGGACATTGATTTGATCATCAATACGGGAAGCGGCCATGAAACCCGTCGTGACGGGTATATGATCCGCCGGGCGGCCATCCAGTACAATATTCCCTATGTGACCACTACGGCCGGCGCCATGGTCATGTCCACGGCGATTAAAGCCCGGATGGAAAAACCGCTGACCGTAAAACCCATTCAGGAGTACCATCATCATCATGTTTGA